Proteins encoded in a region of the Brevefilum fermentans genome:
- a CDS encoding PDDEXK family nuclease, producing the protein MDDVIILYRQIRTGSKQDIPDMLGVDQDANVCIIEMKNNEVSEDILPQVLGYAMWAETNPDSIKAIWLESKNKPDDIQIDWDSIQVRVIVIAPSFKSNVLKMTSKIGYPVDLVQIQRFIFETDEFVLVETIEDSFSRKPGVTTTLQDWTWEYYYENHSKEATDQFKKTVEALDAFAKEKGWNLPYNLNKYYTGFKFTNKVVFDVCWSGISTWDLRIKIPEEIAANFIGEKWNYQRYDSQFKQAYFRTKSGKFEELREMDDFLVLAYKRISGFNK; encoded by the coding sequence TTGGATGATGTCATTATTCTTTACCGCCAAATTCGAACAGGTTCCAAGCAAGATATCCCGGATATGTTAGGCGTTGATCAAGATGCAAACGTATGCATCATTGAAATGAAGAATAATGAAGTCAGTGAAGACATTCTTCCTCAAGTTTTAGGGTATGCCATGTGGGCAGAAACAAATCCCGATTCAATCAAAGCAATTTGGCTTGAATCAAAAAACAAGCCTGATGATATTCAAATCGATTGGGATTCAATTCAGGTAAGGGTAATCGTCATTGCACCATCCTTTAAATCAAATGTCTTGAAAATGACTTCAAAAATTGGTTACCCTGTTGATCTTGTCCAAATTCAACGATTCATCTTTGAAACCGATGAATTTGTCCTTGTTGAGACAATCGAAGATTCTTTTTCCAGAAAACCCGGTGTAACAACTACTTTACAGGATTGGACATGGGAATACTATTACGAAAATCATAGCAAAGAAGCAACCGATCAATTCAAGAAAACAGTAGAGGCTCTTGATGCCTTTGCCAAAGAAAAGGGTTGGAATTTACCCTATAATCTTAATAAATACTATACAGGATTCAAGTTTACGAATAAAGTTGTTTTTGATGTATGTTGGTCAGGTATAAGTACCTGGGATTTACGAATTAAAATTCCTGAAGAAATTGCTGCAAATTTTATAGGCGAAAAATGGAATTATCAAAGATACGACTCCCAATTTAAACAAGCCTATTTTCGAACAAAATCCGGAAAATTTGAAGAACTTAGAGAAATGGACGATTTTCTTGTCTTGGCATACAAGCGAATTTCAGGATTTAATAAGTAA
- a CDS encoding transposase: MQVYEEISNYITIMPNLFHGIIELHIGDAPEVDNPIVGAGLCACPGQPRRVAPTGDRQINLPPDDASIQRLTLGNIVGRFKSLTTRRYLDGVHGDNWQPFPTRLWQRNYYEHIIRDDQDYQSCFDYILANPQNWE, translated from the coding sequence GTGCAGGTATACGAGGAAATATCAAATTATATTACGATCATGCCGAATCTTTTTCATGGGATTATTGAATTGCACATCGGCGATGCACCTGAAGTAGATAATCCCATCGTAGGGGCAGGTCTCTGTGCCTGCCCAGGGCAACCACGGAGGGTTGCCCCTACGGGTGATCGGCAAATCAATCTCCCTCCGGATGATGCATCAATCCAACGGTTAACCCTGGGCAATATTGTGGGACGTTTCAAATCCCTGACTACGCGGCGCTATCTCGATGGCGTCCATGGCGACAATTGGCAGCCATTTCCAACCCGCCTGTGGCAGCGCAATTACTACGAACACATCATCCGCGATGATCAGGATTACCAATCATGTTTCGATTATATCCTTGCAAACCCCCAAAACTGGGAGTAG